CGCGCAGCGCCGCCAGCACGCGTGTCCCCGCGCCGATCGCGAGCCGGCCGGTGACGCGGACGCCGGCCGCGAGCTGGATGGCGACGACGTGCGCCGACGTCTCGAGGATGGCGAACGCGGGCTCCCCCGGAAACGGCGCCTTCGCCTTGTTGAGCGTCGCGTTGGGAATGTACAAGCCGAGCGCGATGCCGGCGCGACCGCGCAGCGCGCCGCCGAACGCCAGCGGCACCGCGAGCCCGATGACCGTGCCGTGCGCCAGATCGGTGTCGACACGACGGCCGTCGATGCGCAGGTCGAACGCGCCGGCCGCGCCGCCGAGCGCGACCCGCTTGCGCGCACGCGCCAGCCCCGCCGGATTCAGATAACACGCCTCGTAGTCGTCCGCGGTCGCCGCGCCGGTGCCGGCCGCGCCCGGCGACCGGCCGCCGAAGCCGAACAGCCGCAGCGGCGACGCCGGCGCCGGCGCCGCGAGCCCGACGAGCGCGCCCGCGAGCAGCCATCCGGCGGCGCGCCCGCGCGCCCGCGCCGCCCGAGCCGGTCGAAGCCCCATACCCGCGGCTCAGTATGCCACGCCAGGTCAGGCCAGCTCGATATACAACGCGCCGTTTTCGACGACCGTGCGAAACCGGACGAGCGACAGCGCGCGGTCGTGCGCGCACGCGCCGGTCGCCAGATCGAACTCGTAGGCATGCCCGGGGCACACCACGCGGCCGCCGCGCAGCTCGCCGCCGAGCAGCGACACGTGTTCGTGCGGGCAGGCGCTCGCGGTCGCGAACAGCTCGCCGCCGACGTTCGCGACGAGCACCGGGTCGGTGAACCCGGCGACGGAAAACCCGCGCATCTGGCCCGGCGGCGGCAGGGCGTCGACGGAACACACGCGGC
This DNA window, taken from Deltaproteobacteria bacterium, encodes the following:
- a CDS encoding Rieske (2Fe-2S) protein encodes the protein MLRRRVCSVDALPPPGQMRGFSVAGFTDPVLVANVGGELFATASACPHEHVSLLGGELRGGRVVCPGHAYEFDLATGACAHDRALSLVRFRTVVENGALYIELA